In Butyrivibrio proteoclasticus B316, the sequence TTTGGTTGACGCAGATTCCAAATATAATACTGCTCGCCAGTCTGTAACCGGGAAATATTATGACTTGGTGAGACGAAATAAGCGATCCGAAATTCAAAATATGTGTCTGGAATATATATTTGAGGAATTATCAGAGGGCGAACATGTCCAGATAGAGGGCAAGATAGGACACGTAGAGCAGGAGTTGTTTATACAGGCAAACATCCTTGATGTGGGTGTACTGGAACTAAAGAGTATTACTGATAATTGCAAAGAATGAAAAAAATTATTTGAAATAATTGTTGACATGGACATATAATGTCCGATATATATGATAGTGTATTATCAGAAACAATAAACAAAGTTTTTCATGATTCTAAATGAATTTCAAGAAAGGAGGACGATCATGAAACACCAGACAACTAACGTAACTATCAACAGCATAAATGACAGAGGCATGATTGTCCGCCGTCTTTTATTCTGATCAATCGATCAGATTGTATTTCCGGGCCAAAAGAAAGGTAGGACAAATGTAAGCCTCTGGTAGAAAAGAAAGAGGTTTTATTTTGATACCAGTAAAAGGAAAATACTCAGATGCCCTTATCATGTGCGTTGGGGATGAGACTGATGGAAATGTGGATCAGTATGCAATCGCACAGGTACAGATGATATGTGACACTGAGGCTGCAAGTGGCAGCAATATTAGAGTTATGCCGGTGTAAGTGGTAAACTATTTTCCATAATCCACGGCAATTAAATTTCCATAATAACGGCATTTTATTTTTCATAGTTCGTCCTTCGGATATACTTTTATTCGGAGGTGAAGAAAGGTGAAAAGTTGGATGAACTATGCGAAAATTCAAGAACTAAAGCGAAATCATTTTAACAAGAACCAGGTTGCTCTCCGTCTCGACATCGACTATAAGACGGTGATGAAATACTGGGACATGCCACCGGATGAATTCGCTGCGCATCATAACAGAGCGCAAAGAAGAAAAAAGAAAGCTGACATTTACAGGGACTATGTTGTAGCATGCCTGCAAAAGTACCCGGACATGACATCAGCACAGATCTATGACTGGATTAAAGAACGCGTCGGACAAAAGAGCCTGCCGTTTAAGAAAAGATCCTTCCGCAACTATGTCAAAGTACTCCGTAAAGAGTACGATATTCCCAAACAAGAAACATCCAGACAGTATGAAGCTGGCGATGAACTGCCCATGGGCGAACAGGCCCAGGTCGATATGGGCGAGATCAGTCTTGAAACAACATCAGGCCGCCGTAGGAAAGTATACGGTTTTGGAATGGTACTTTCCCATTCCAGATACAAATATATCTTATGGCAGGACAGGCCGTGGACAACGGCAGATTTTGTTCAAGCTCATATAAAGGCATTCGCATTCTTTGGAGGCAGGCCTAAAGAGATTGTCTATGATCAGGATAAGGTCCTTGCTGTAAGTGAGAATCATGGGGATATCATACTTACAGAAGGGTTTCAGAATTACCTGAATGCAACCGGTTTTGAGCTATTTTTGTGTCATGGTGCTGATCCGGAGTCCAAAGGAAAAATCGAGGCAGTCATAAAGTACGCAAAGAATAACTTCGCAAAACATCGAATACTGGATGACATTGATAGCTTTAACATAGCTTGTCTTGAATGGCTTGAAAGGACCGGAAATGCTGAAGAACACGGGACAACAAAAAAGATACCGGCAGAGGTATTTACAGTCGAAAAAGAGTACCTCATCCCGGTATCCGAGTACAGCTTTGCTAAGCCTACTGAAGCAAGTATAACCTATCAGGTAAGGAAGGACAATCTTGTTCTTTATAAGAGCAACAGATACAGAGTACCAAAAGGAACCTATACCCAGGGAAAGCGCGTATTCATTATTCCTGAAGGTGATACGATTACCATCATTGATGCTGATACTGGTGTACTTTATGCCAGACATCCGCTTTGTACAGGAAAAGGTGAACTGATAGGTCATTCCAGTCGATCTTACAGAGATAAAAGTAAGACGATTCTTGAACTGGAACAGATAGTAAAAGATCTGCTTGTAGACTGCGATGGTAAAACTGATTCATTCCTTGCACATATACATGTTGACAAGCGAAGGTACTACAGGGATCAGCTAGGCGTTATCAGAAATCTTTTTGATGAATGGGATGCATCATTGATACAGAAGGCACTTGTTTACTGTGTAGAGCAGGAACTGTATTCTGCAGGTGATCTTTCCAGTGCTACAGCATATATGTCTTCTCTAGAAGAAGATAAAAAGAATAAACCGGTTCTCCGAACCGCACAGATTCCAGAAAAGTACAGGGGTAATTCCCCCAGGATAAGGGATCTGCGAACCTATGAAGTCGCAATGGAAAGGAGGACCGTGAATGGATAAGCAACAAACGTTAAAAGCTGCATGTCAGTCCCTGGGCCTTATACACACAAGGAATGAACTTGAAACAATCCTGCATGACGCTGAGGAAAATGACAGCAGTTATCTTGATTTTCTTATCTCAGTAACAGATGGTGAAATACTATACAAATAGGAAAAAGCAAAAAGTAAAAGAATAAAGGAGGCAGGATTCCCATATCCAAAGTATCTAAAAGATTTTGACCTTAAATTCTGCAAGGCAATCTCAGCAAAGCAGTTCAAACAGCTTAGCGAACTGACCTGGATAGATGGACTATATAACCTTATACTGTCAGGACCACCCGGTGTAGGTAAAACTCATCTTGCCATAGCTCTCGGATATCAGGCATGTGAGGATGGCTATAAAGTCAGTTACACTACCATGAAGTCACTGATAAAAGTACTACGCACAGAAGATATAGATCGTCGTTCACGAGCTAAGGTCAAAAGGATATATTCATCAAACCTGCTTATTGTTGATGAAGTAGGCTATCTCCCTATAACAGCTGTCGAAGGAAATCTCTTTTTCCAGCTGTTTTCAGACCTGCAGGAAAAGACATCTATCATACTCACGACCAATAAAGGCTTTGAGGAATGGACAGAGTTTTTAGGGGATGCAGCACTTGCTACAGCTATTCTTGACAGGCTGTCCTACAGATGCGACAAGATTCAGATTGATGGAAAGAGCTACAGACTCGAAAATAGAAAGTCATTTTTAGTTACGGAGGAGAAAAACAATGGCAAAAAGAAAGCGGTTTAACATAGAAAATCTTTATCCCAAGGATTATTTCTTTGATTATGCAGAGTTCATGAAGGATCCTGAAAACTATCAATTCACTGAGGCAGACTATGCGTATCATAATGCTATGGAGCTGAAAAGATATGAGGAAGAAGTTCCTATGACATACTATGAGAAAACATTACTGCGCAAATGGGTAATGGATGGTCATAATCCCAGAGAAAATCCCGGTTCCAAATATCTCTGCATGACAGGCTCTGAGCCTATGGATTTCCTTGATGTTTATCGGTTGGATAAAGAGATCGAACAGGAAATGAAGGGCATGACCAAAGCTCAGAAAGAAGTTTATCTTAAAGGGCTCATGGGATGGACTGACGAAGATGAATCCCCAAGTCCAATAGATTTGCTGCCAGATGGTTCCGAAGAATTCGATATTTTCTGACTTATAAGAAGCTTTATAAATTAATAGTTTAGTATCAAACAATTAATTGATTATTGGTCTGCTACATATCCTTCGATATAATGAAATCACACCGGTGAATTCATCTAAGGAGAGATTAAATATGAGGATCATGTTAGGCGACAAAATTAAGGAATTACGTAAAAGAGACAGAAGAACACAGGATGAACTTGCAACCGCATTAGGCATAACAAATCAAGCAGTATCACGATGGGAAGCAAACAAGGCATATCCAGATATGGAGATGATACCTGCTATTGCCAACTACTTTCATGTTTCAATCGATGAGCTGTTCGGTTACAACAATGATCGTGAAAGTACTCTTTCAAGATACATTGAGAAAGCGAACAGACTATTGGAGCCAGGAGTTATTCCTGATAAAAAGCAATTAAAAAGACATGAACAGTTTCTTCGAGAAGCATTATCTGAATTTCCAAACGAATGGCATTTGCAGGAAAGACTGGCTATGATTCTTTCGATGATTGCATCGAATGACAAAAGAAAAAAGAATGAAACTGCTGCATTAAAAGAAGCTGCCAAGCTATTTGAGCAAGCTTACCAGAACTGTGACGATATTCATATGAAAGAGCTTATTCATTTCTCGCTCATTGGAGTACTTGGCAGGCTCAGAGATTATCAGAAGATAGAAGAAATCGCCCTTCAAAGTTCTTCTCTATCAAGTTGTCGTGAATTGGTTCGTACAGTGATGATACATGACAGCAAATATGATCGATATGTAAGTGAAGCCCTTCTGTCACTGCTTCATCAACTGGCTGATTTGCTAGATATGAATTTTGAGCATTTTGCAACTGCCAATAATCCAGACATATATCTTTCACTTGCTATGCTTTATAAGTCAACTTTTGGAGATGGTAATTATGGTTGGTTTAATAGCGATATATGCCTGCTTTATTTGAATGCAGCGCGTATTTGTAACAGGAATAAAGATTATAAACAAACCACAGACTGTTTTGGAAAAGCCTATGAGCATGGCACTAGCTTTATGGAGGCCGCTAAAGAACCTATAAAAAGGCCAACCAACGCAGGTGTAA encodes:
- the istA gene encoding IS21 family transposase, which produces MKSWMNYAKIQELKRNHFNKNQVALRLDIDYKTVMKYWDMPPDEFAAHHNRAQRRKKKADIYRDYVVACLQKYPDMTSAQIYDWIKERVGQKSLPFKKRSFRNYVKVLRKEYDIPKQETSRQYEAGDELPMGEQAQVDMGEISLETTSGRRRKVYGFGMVLSHSRYKYILWQDRPWTTADFVQAHIKAFAFFGGRPKEIVYDQDKVLAVSENHGDIILTEGFQNYLNATGFELFLCHGADPESKGKIEAVIKYAKNNFAKHRILDDIDSFNIACLEWLERTGNAEEHGTTKKIPAEVFTVEKEYLIPVSEYSFAKPTEASITYQVRKDNLVLYKSNRYRVPKGTYTQGKRVFIIPEGDTITIIDADTGVLYARHPLCTGKGELIGHSSRSYRDKSKTILELEQIVKDLLVDCDGKTDSFLAHIHVDKRRYYRDQLGVIRNLFDEWDASLIQKALVYCVEQELYSAGDLSSATAYMSSLEEDKKNKPVLRTAQIPEKYRGNSPRIRDLRTYEVAMERRTVNG
- a CDS encoding helix-turn-helix transcriptional regulator yields the protein MRIMLGDKIKELRKRDRRTQDELATALGITNQAVSRWEANKAYPDMEMIPAIANYFHVSIDELFGYNNDRESTLSRYIEKANRLLEPGVIPDKKQLKRHEQFLREALSEFPNEWHLQERLAMILSMIASNDKRKKNETAALKEAAKLFEQAYQNCDDIHMKELIHFSLIGVLGRLRDYQKIEEIALQSSSLSSCRELVRTVMIHDSKYDRYVSEALLSLLHQLADLLDMNFEHFATANNPDIYLSLAMLYKSTFGDGNYGWFNSDICLLYLNAARICNRNKDYKQTTDCFGKAYEHGTSFMEAAKEPIKRPTNAGVSDAVELPSRFVYISESLFKQYIGLFSEDVISKLRSNPKYAAIL